Proteins encoded within one genomic window of Halodesulfurarchaeum formicicum:
- a CDS encoding DUF7511 domain-containing protein has product MSHHSGAYEGDRESGDLAHRIEDYSQGAECTLFPSICDEDDLLTRWITAEEGAFVDLAEMR; this is encoded by the coding sequence ATGTCCCATCACTCCGGCGCGTACGAGGGGGACAGGGAGAGTGGGGACCTCGCCCATCGGATCGAGGACTACTCGCAGGGCGCGGAGTGTACACTCTTCCCCTCGATCTGTGACGAGGACGACCTGCTGACGCGGTGGATCACCGCCGAGGAGGGGGCCTTCGTCGACCTCGCAGAGATGCGATAG
- a CDS encoding pyridoxal-phosphate dependent enzyme — protein sequence MVPGLVCPACGRQYEPGPDEPWRCACGAPLEIDATPAVPETPPAFDRDQGLWAFHSLLPVDREVSLGEGFTPLVEAPEWNADFKLEYVSPSGSFKDRGATTTLSRAAALGVERIVEDSSGNAGAAIALYAARAGIDAEIYVPEGVKPAKRAAIAGTGATVVEVPGDRAAVSAAARSAVESGAGWYASHAWNPAFLAGTATTAFEIVAQRGGSAPDAVVAPIGHGTLFLGLFRGFEAMDAAGWLDQRPRLLGVQAAGVAPIANDGSGARNDFADGIQIAEPARNAEIERAIETTDGDAIAVGEAETRAAWKALHRAGFHVEPTSAVAVAGLETYRERDLDSTAEVVVPLTGSGLKTDPSA from the coding sequence ATGGTCCCTGGACTGGTGTGCCCGGCCTGCGGTCGCCAGTACGAGCCTGGTCCGGACGAGCCCTGGCGCTGTGCGTGTGGCGCGCCGCTGGAGATCGACGCGACGCCGGCGGTGCCGGAGACGCCGCCGGCGTTCGACCGCGATCAGGGACTCTGGGCGTTTCACTCACTCCTCCCCGTCGACCGCGAGGTGAGTCTCGGCGAGGGGTTCACGCCCCTCGTTGAGGCCCCGGAGTGGAACGCGGATTTCAAACTGGAGTATGTCTCTCCCTCGGGCAGTTTCAAGGATCGCGGCGCGACGACGACACTCTCGCGGGCGGCCGCCCTGGGCGTCGAGCGGATCGTCGAGGACTCCTCGGGGAACGCGGGGGCGGCCATCGCCCTGTACGCGGCCCGGGCCGGGATCGACGCCGAGATCTACGTCCCCGAGGGCGTGAAACCCGCAAAGCGGGCAGCCATCGCTGGCACAGGGGCAACAGTCGTGGAAGTCCCCGGGGATCGAGCGGCCGTCAGTGCGGCTGCCAGATCGGCCGTCGAGTCCGGGGCGGGCTGGTACGCGAGCCACGCCTGGAACCCGGCCTTTCTCGCCGGGACGGCCACGACGGCCTTCGAGATCGTCGCCCAGCGGGGCGGGTCGGCCCCGGACGCGGTCGTCGCCCCGATCGGACACGGCACCCTCTTTCTCGGTCTGTTTCGCGGATTCGAGGCCATGGACGCGGCTGGCTGGCTCGACCAGCGCCCCCGATTGCTGGGCGTGCAGGCTGCGGGGGTCGCCCCGATCGCGAACGACGGTTCGGGGGCCAGAAACGACTTTGCAGACGGCATCCAGATCGCCGAGCCCGCCCGAAACGCGGAGATCGAGCGGGCCATCGAGACGACTGACGGGGACGCGATCGCCGTCGGCGAAGCCGAGACCCGGGCCGCCTGGAAGGCCCTTCACCGGGCTGGCTTTCACGTGGAACCGACGAGTGCAGTGGCCGTCGCTGGGCTCGAAACGTACCGCGAACGGGACCTCGATTCGACAGCCGAGGTCGTGGTGCCACTGACCGGAAGCGGACTGAAAACGGACCCCAGCGCGTAG